One stretch of Holophagaceae bacterium DNA includes these proteins:
- a CDS encoding cbb3-type cytochrome c oxidase subunit I — translation MEARLDTKLDAGFGSWWDRFLAWLDVEHSASKRFMISGAIWVLVGTLFGLIAATEYYAPDLVHGVAQLSFGRLRPTHINVVAFGFISMSTVGAIFYVIPELCRTKLHSERIGNILMLAWNAVIVAGMLCITNGITEGREYAEMPWFLDIPLLAALLAYCWLVWMTVLNRKEKQLYVTTWYVAGTTMWFPIVYIIGNKVFFDVPGAGDAIANWFYGHNILGLWFTTNGIGLTYYFLPKITKNPLYSHLLSIVGFSTIAMFYTPTGTHHLLQSPVPEWLKAVAVISSIMLLVPVMSVLVNFFLTMKGKWGMLGTNIPLRFIITAMWFYLLTCFTGPFQATRWINWYLHFTHWVVGHAHFALLGTFGFIAWGAIYYCVPRVSGRQWYSRRLANAHYWLSLVGTVIMMTSLTIAGLIQAAAWEEGTPVYRGVIMVAPFMAMRAFSGLLIVTGQLLFVYNVFKTLVFKEDPLEDPLEEAAPATAAAPALSSTTQA, via the coding sequence ATGGAAGCGAGACTCGACACAAAACTAGATGCTGGGTTCGGAAGCTGGTGGGACCGCTTTCTGGCCTGGCTGGACGTGGAACACAGCGCTTCCAAGCGATTCATGATCTCGGGAGCGATCTGGGTGCTGGTGGGCACGCTGTTCGGCCTGATCGCGGCCACTGAATACTATGCGCCGGACCTGGTCCACGGCGTGGCGCAGCTCAGTTTCGGCCGACTCCGCCCGACCCACATCAATGTGGTGGCCTTTGGCTTCATCTCCATGTCGACAGTGGGGGCCATCTTCTACGTGATCCCCGAGCTCTGCCGCACCAAGCTCCATAGCGAGCGGATCGGCAACATCCTGATGCTGGCCTGGAACGCGGTCATCGTCGCGGGAATGCTCTGCATCACCAACGGGATCACCGAGGGCCGGGAATACGCCGAAATGCCTTGGTTCCTCGACATTCCGTTGCTGGCCGCACTGCTGGCCTACTGCTGGCTCGTCTGGATGACGGTCTTGAACCGCAAGGAAAAGCAGCTCTACGTGACGACCTGGTACGTGGCCGGCACCACCATGTGGTTCCCCATCGTCTACATCATCGGCAACAAGGTGTTCTTCGACGTCCCGGGGGCGGGCGACGCTATCGCGAACTGGTTCTATGGCCACAACATCCTGGGCCTGTGGTTCACCACCAACGGCATCGGCCTGACCTACTATTTCCTCCCCAAGATCACCAAGAACCCGCTCTATTCCCACCTGCTCAGCATCGTGGGGTTCAGCACCATCGCCATGTTCTACACGCCCACGGGCACCCACCACCTGCTGCAGAGCCCGGTTCCCGAATGGCTGAAGGCCGTGGCCGTGATCTCCTCGATCATGCTGCTCGTTCCCGTGATGAGCGTGCTGGTGAACTTCTTCCTCACGATGAAGGGCAAGTGGGGCATGCTGGGCACCAATATCCCCCTGCGGTTCATCATCACGGCCATGTGGTTCTACCTGCTCACCTGCTTCACGGGGCCCTTCCAGGCGACGCGGTGGATCAATTGGTATCTCCACTTCACGCATTGGGTGGTGGGCCACGCGCATTTCGCGCTGCTGGGGACCTTTGGATTCATCGCCTGGGGCGCCATCTACTATTGCGTGCCGCGCGTGAGCGGCCGCCAATGGTACAGCCGTCGCCTGGCCAACGCCCATTACTGGCTCTCGCTGGTGGGCACGGTGATCATGATGACCTCCCTCACCATCGCGGGCCTCATCCAGGCCGCGGCCTGGGAGGAAGGCACCCCGGTCTACCGCGGCGTCATCATGGTGGCCCCATTCATGGCGATGCGCGCTTTCTCGGGGCTCCTGATCGTCACGGGGCAGCTCCTCTTCGTCTACAACGTGTTCAAGACCTTGGTCTTCAAGGAGGACCCGCTTGAAGATCCGCTGGAAGAAGCTGCGCCAGCCACGGCGGCTGCGCCGGCCCTGTCCTCCACAACCCAAGCCTGA
- a CDS encoding hydrogenase iron-sulfur subunit, producing MSEIQSAIPVEKKKRVIVGFVCERSIPIHDMMGPHKALADDPETKIIILPCSGMVKPTQMELALANGADATFVCGCAMNDCHYRTGNIMIRERLEGERNPKLRKSTDKRKVGMFFFTMKDKRPFLDALAQFKASTEDL from the coding sequence ATGAGCGAAATCCAATCCGCCATCCCAGTGGAAAAGAAGAAGAGGGTCATCGTGGGCTTCGTCTGCGAACGGAGCATTCCCATCCACGACATGATGGGCCCCCACAAAGCCCTGGCCGATGATCCCGAGACGAAGATCATCATCCTGCCCTGTTCGGGCATGGTGAAACCCACCCAGATGGAGCTGGCTCTGGCCAACGGCGCCGACGCGACTTTCGTGTGCGGCTGCGCCATGAACGACTGCCACTACCGCACGGGCAACATCATGATCCGCGAGCGGCTCGAAGGCGAGCGCAACCCCAAGCTCCGCAAGTCCACGGACAAACGGAAAGTGGGCATGTTCTTTTTCACCATGAAGGACAAACGTCCTTTCCTGGACGCCCTGGCCCAGTTCAAGGCCTCCACGGAAGATCTATAA
- a CDS encoding cytochrome bc complex cytochrome b subunit — translation MADFLERIILWFLGRPAWFRSLLPQRGVVGQLWHWFWNLGPSLWGWLTERWDKMDLFDESHVEKAKTNPWYSIGGMWYWVWIIVIVSGVVLMIFYIPVTDQAFRSVEEIQANWKWGLIPIGAITRGLHKYGADAFIILATMKCYRIWFTGDYKKPNELSFIIAMLLLIIGMYSGLTGYLLIWNQRALWATKVMATFPTYLDLNPSWIPLGDFINSTNQGKTTAQILLGGTSIGPATVTRFYAFHFMLSFIPMIFFELRVYHRGFKRMNISNWAKFAVFAVILAVVIMIPAAQGSPANPEVTPNPILSDWYFLAMYHMLKLQDPYLATVLTVGVPALVLAALFLDMRPEKEWGKRQIANWIGIGGLIYFIVFSFLIINSIADLHRDAPLWYYSMGFFLLMGYFQDWGYVMKRDNKKWWETFHIFFVAFILISMSANTLYHYFGDIREWNQSAKSAAAQLMAANPGMTLDVAYDRLEHFRPALNLWKTPAAALAGGHPKGMELWKVHVFGWLACIVLGTFIGLSRWASKKDAETAAAAAKAAAAKPKAAGA, via the coding sequence TTGGCTGACTTTCTCGAACGCATCATCCTCTGGTTCCTGGGCCGCCCGGCCTGGTTCCGCAGCCTGCTGCCGCAGCGCGGGGTCGTGGGCCAGCTTTGGCATTGGTTCTGGAACCTGGGCCCGAGCCTGTGGGGCTGGCTGACGGAGCGCTGGGACAAGATGGACCTCTTCGACGAATCCCACGTGGAGAAGGCCAAGACCAACCCGTGGTACAGCATCGGGGGCATGTGGTACTGGGTCTGGATCATCGTCATCGTCAGCGGCGTCGTCCTGATGATCTTTTACATCCCGGTCACGGATCAGGCCTTCCGTTCCGTCGAGGAGATCCAAGCCAACTGGAAGTGGGGCCTGATCCCCATCGGCGCCATCACGCGGGGCCTCCACAAATACGGGGCGGACGCTTTCATCATCCTGGCCACCATGAAGTGCTACCGCATCTGGTTCACAGGCGACTACAAGAAGCCCAATGAGCTGAGCTTCATCATCGCGATGCTGCTGCTCATCATCGGCATGTATTCGGGATTGACGGGCTACCTGCTCATCTGGAACCAGCGGGCCCTGTGGGCCACCAAGGTGATGGCGACCTTCCCCACCTACCTGGACCTCAACCCGAGCTGGATACCGCTCGGCGATTTCATCAATTCCACGAACCAGGGCAAGACGACCGCCCAGATCCTGCTGGGCGGCACGTCCATCGGCCCTGCGACCGTGACGCGCTTCTACGCCTTCCACTTCATGCTGAGCTTCATCCCCATGATTTTCTTCGAGCTGCGGGTCTACCACCGCGGCTTCAAGCGCATGAACATCAGCAATTGGGCCAAGTTCGCGGTGTTCGCAGTGATCCTGGCCGTGGTCATCATGATCCCCGCGGCCCAAGGCAGCCCCGCGAATCCTGAAGTGACGCCCAACCCGATTCTGTCGGATTGGTACTTCCTGGCCATGTACCACATGCTGAAACTGCAGGATCCCTACCTGGCCACGGTGCTGACGGTGGGCGTGCCGGCCCTGGTGCTGGCGGCGCTCTTCCTGGACATGCGCCCGGAGAAAGAATGGGGCAAGCGCCAGATCGCCAATTGGATCGGCATCGGCGGACTGATCTACTTCATCGTCTTCAGCTTCCTGATCATCAACAGCATCGCGGATCTCCACCGCGACGCGCCGCTCTGGTACTACTCCATGGGGTTCTTCCTCCTGATGGGCTATTTCCAGGATTGGGGCTACGTGATGAAGCGGGACAACAAGAAATGGTGGGAGACTTTCCACATTTTCTTCGTGGCCTTCATCCTGATTTCCATGTCGGCCAACACGCTTTACCACTATTTCGGCGACATCCGCGAGTGGAACCAGTCCGCCAAGTCCGCCGCGGCGCAGCTCATGGCCGCGAACCCAGGCATGACCCTGGATGTGGCCTACGACCGGCTGGAGCACTTCAGGCCCGCCCTGAACCTGTGGAAGACGCCTGCCGCCGCCTTGGCAGGCGGGCACCCCAAGGGCATGGAGCTCTGGAAGGTGCATGTGTTCGGCTGGCTGGCCTGCATCGTGCTCGGCACCTTCATCGGCCTTTCGCGATGGGCCTCGAAGAAGGACGCCGAGACCGCGGCCGCAGCGGCCAAAGCGGCCGCCGCCAAACCCAAAGCCGCGGGAGCCTGA
- a CDS encoding cbb3-type cytochrome oxidase assembly protein, producing the protein METTNWTLIIVFTTVGVAFAAGFVMFALWAIRAGQFKDVEGVKYRMLEDFNPKNVKTEGKDEFQA; encoded by the coding sequence GTGGAAACCACGAACTGGACCCTCATCATCGTTTTCACGACCGTGGGCGTCGCCTTCGCCGCGGGCTTCGTCATGTTCGCGTTGTGGGCCATCCGCGCCGGCCAGTTCAAGGACGTGGAGGGCGTGAAATACCGCATGCTGGAAGACTTCAATCCCAAGAATGTGAAGACGGAAGGCAAGGACGAATTCCAGGCATGA
- a CDS encoding ribonuclease E/G produces MSKHGGSLVINQTEALVSVDVNTGKFRRQEGPGGHGLPGRTWRPFREIVRQLRLRNLGGIIVVDFIDMADEAHRNEVMALLGEEPLRDRNHARAERISAFGLVEMTRKRTGPSLERQLTESCAHCQGMGRMLSAETVMLKAYREMARQGEHLRGATVRLSVHPDLRAALSLEMREGMLAMVSA; encoded by the coding sequence ATCTCCAAACATGGCGGCAGCCTGGTCATCAACCAGACCGAAGCCTTGGTGAGCGTCGATGTAAACACCGGGAAATTCCGTCGGCAAGAAGGACCTGGAGGACACGGTCTTCCAGGACGAACCTGGAGGCCATTCCGGGAAATCGTCCGCCAGCTCCGCTTAAGGAATCTGGGCGGCATCATCGTGGTGGATTTCATCGACATGGCCGACGAGGCCCACCGGAACGAAGTGATGGCGCTGCTGGGCGAGGAGCCGCTGCGGGACCGCAACCACGCCCGCGCTGAACGCATCAGCGCCTTCGGACTCGTGGAAATGACCCGCAAGCGCACCGGGCCGTCCCTGGAACGCCAACTCACCGAATCCTGCGCCCACTGCCAGGGCATGGGCCGCATGCTGAGCGCCGAGACCGTGATGCTCAAGGCCTACCGCGAAATGGCCCGCCAAGGGGAGCACCTGCGGGGGGCCACCGTGCGCCTCAGCGTCCACCCCGACCTCCGCGCCGCTCTTTCACTGGAAATGCGGGAGGGCATGCTCGCTATGGTCTCAGCCTT
- a CDS encoding c-type cytochrome: MTTRFKLPIPFSAVSTALAILLALAAIGCSDHGLTTKKSAQSGPAGLTKAEGGGAPSLEIGSDSVFYPNNMPSALKGRQVYNANCATCHGTYLTAQERLDLSKEAALPADKQVVRKGLEKEGRMPETAPLNGPNFNERNWRFQRTPGQLFQLIAYGSMPEKLGIPNAKLIQHPGPVLGPDKKPLKDASGKLQYKPGLGWMDSIQTQRGGLEFVSGDSVPVWDSVFYVWSRSIAAKGVTNFSDVWKIYGENCSVCHGDIAKGNGPLSRQLNPLPFNFQNRKAMAETTDQFLFWRISEGGQFRSIPPSIKDTMSSQALGLYVHQWSAMPSWRGMLTEEQRWMLVDGVRSKTYEHE, translated from the coding sequence ATGACGACGCGATTCAAACTCCCGATCCCATTTTCGGCCGTGTCCACAGCCCTGGCCATCCTTCTGGCCTTGGCCGCCATCGGTTGTTCAGACCATGGCCTGACTACAAAGAAATCCGCCCAAAGCGGTCCCGCAGGCCTCACCAAGGCCGAAGGCGGCGGCGCGCCCAGCCTGGAAATCGGGTCGGATTCGGTGTTCTATCCCAACAACATGCCCTCGGCCCTCAAGGGCCGCCAGGTCTACAACGCCAATTGCGCCACCTGCCACGGCACCTACCTGACCGCGCAGGAGCGCCTGGATCTCTCCAAGGAGGCCGCGCTTCCCGCTGATAAGCAAGTCGTGCGGAAGGGCTTGGAGAAGGAAGGGCGGATGCCGGAGACCGCGCCCCTCAACGGGCCGAATTTCAATGAGCGTAATTGGCGTTTCCAGCGCACGCCCGGGCAGCTCTTCCAGTTGATCGCCTATGGTTCGATGCCCGAGAAACTGGGCATCCCGAACGCGAAGCTGATCCAGCATCCGGGCCCGGTCCTGGGGCCTGACAAGAAGCCGCTGAAGGATGCCAGCGGAAAGCTCCAGTACAAACCCGGTCTTGGCTGGATGGATTCGATCCAAACCCAGCGGGGCGGCTTGGAATTCGTGTCAGGGGACTCGGTCCCCGTCTGGGATTCCGTCTTCTACGTCTGGAGCCGCTCCATCGCCGCCAAGGGCGTCACCAACTTCAGCGATGTCTGGAAGATCTACGGCGAGAACTGCAGCGTCTGCCATGGCGACATCGCCAAGGGCAACGGGCCGTTGAGCAGGCAACTGAATCCATTGCCCTTCAATTTCCAGAACCGCAAGGCGATGGCGGAAACCACCGACCAGTTCCTCTTCTGGCGCATCTCCGAGGGCGGCCAGTTCCGGAGCATCCCTCCATCGATCAAAGACACCATGTCCTCGCAGGCGCTCGGCCTTTACGTCCATCAATGGTCCGCCATGCCTTCCTGGCGGGGCATGCTCACCGAAGAGCAGCGGTGGATGCTGGTGGATGGCGTACGCAGCAAGACCTACGAGCACGAGTGA
- a CDS encoding Rieske 2Fe-2S domain-containing protein, with the protein MLTENQRRLFLKGATTIPILGGAVLAMHTIMRFFKPTMAGGLKSAMAPPDEAGSADQIVAELSDLKNPWDYKDFIYVRTSVEYSSQKSQGAKIPGFVVRLPDDVPGVDPADQKTWFVVVQRICPHLGCTFNFITNPSELHGGYNYKPPEPVHPYFACPCHLSVYDPTRKQDNGTGTLLRGKVVSGPAPRPPRFMKFDIKGGQIVITDTEGGGVG; encoded by the coding sequence ATGCTGACCGAAAACCAGAGACGCCTGTTCCTCAAGGGGGCCACGACCATCCCGATCCTGGGTGGCGCGGTGCTCGCGATGCACACGATCATGCGGTTCTTCAAGCCCACCATGGCCGGGGGCTTGAAGTCCGCCATGGCTCCGCCCGACGAGGCCGGCAGCGCGGACCAGATTGTGGCGGAGCTCTCGGACCTGAAAAATCCATGGGACTACAAGGACTTCATCTACGTCCGCACCTCGGTGGAATACAGCTCCCAGAAATCCCAGGGCGCCAAGATCCCGGGGTTCGTGGTGCGGCTGCCCGACGATGTCCCCGGCGTGGACCCGGCCGACCAGAAGACCTGGTTCGTCGTGGTCCAGCGGATCTGCCCGCACCTGGGCTGCACCTTCAATTTCATCACCAACCCGTCGGAACTGCACGGCGGGTACAACTACAAGCCGCCCGAACCCGTCCATCCCTATTTCGCCTGTCCTTGCCATCTCTCGGTCTACGATCCGACCCGCAAGCAGGACAACGGGACCGGCACGCTGCTGCGCGGAAAAGTCGTCTCGGGACCCGCTCCGCGTCCACCGCGATTCATGAAGTTCGATATCAAGGGCGGCCAAATCGTCATCACCGATACGGAAGGAGGCGGCGTTGGCTGA
- a CDS encoding aspartate 1-decarboxylase, with protein sequence MLGKIHRATVTRADLDYVGSITLDPLLVKAAGFMENEKVDIYDVTNGARISTYVIPGIPGSGEVGINGAAAHLVNAGDLVIIANYGWMSAEEGAALEPKVVFVDGENRITRLATQERTPPVEKSFA encoded by the coding sequence TTGCTGGGCAAGATCCACCGCGCCACCGTGACCCGCGCGGACCTGGATTACGTCGGCTCCATCACCCTGGATCCGCTGCTCGTCAAGGCGGCGGGATTCATGGAGAACGAGAAGGTGGACATCTACGACGTGACCAACGGCGCCCGCATCTCCACCTACGTGATCCCCGGCATTCCGGGCTCCGGTGAAGTCGGGATCAACGGGGCCGCGGCCCACCTGGTCAATGCCGGGGATCTGGTGATCATCGCCAACTACGGCTGGATGAGCGCCGAAGAAGGCGCCGCCCTGGAACCCAAGGTGGTGTTCGTGGATGGCGAGAACCGCATCACCCGGCTGGCCACCCAGGAACGGACGCCGCCAGTCGAAAAGTCGTTCGCTTAG
- a CDS encoding ribonuclease E/G, with the protein MASPARASSSAPRPSAKKDEDLVNDVAFLRELWRDVQAKAEDPPRPTRLAGFRLLQKVLRDLFREEVASFWVDDPAHLRRGHRVRLQTPSGMGGAREAFHPDLPIFEAFGIEQGDRRRALSQGVSPNMAAAWSSTRPKPW; encoded by the coding sequence ATAGCCAGCCCGGCGAGGGCTTCATCGTCCGCACCGCGGCCATCGGCGAAAAAAGACGAAGACCTGGTCAACGACGTTGCGTTCCTCCGCGAACTCTGGCGGGATGTGCAGGCCAAGGCCGAGGACCCGCCGCGCCCAACCCGTCTGGCAGGATTCAGGCTGCTTCAGAAGGTGCTCCGGGACCTCTTCCGGGAGGAGGTGGCCAGCTTCTGGGTGGATGACCCCGCCCACCTACGAAGAGGTCATCGCGTTCGTCTCCAAACTCCATCCGGAATGGGTGGAGCGCGTGAAGCTTTTCACCCCGACCTGCCCATTTTCGAAGCCTTCGGCATCGAACAAGGAGATCGACGCCGCGCGCTCTCCCAAGGTGTATCTCCAAACATGGCGGCAGCCTGGTCATCAACCAGACCGAAGCCTTGGTGA
- the panB gene encoding 3-methyl-2-oxobutanoate hydroxymethyltransferase translates to MSHESPATQAVTIPQLRAWAAEGRKLVMTTAYDSVTALLAEAAGVDIILVGDSVGNVCLGFENTLPVTMAMMNHHLEAVARTKPKALLMGDMPYLSYHLSLEDSIRNAGDFIRRGAAAVKLEGGAKRLPVVKALVDAEIPVMGHIGLTPQSFHAMGGFKVQGRDSEHALQILEDATRLQDAGCFSVLLEGIPAELARRVTDSLEVPTIGIGAGPHCSGQVLVIHDVLGLLPGKPPKFVRRYADGFELLSKALQQFSEDVREGAFPGEAESHSPNAVTRAIEHWRPENPDQE, encoded by the coding sequence ATGAGCCATGAAAGCCCCGCCACCCAAGCCGTGACCATTCCCCAATTGCGGGCTTGGGCCGCCGAAGGCCGCAAACTGGTGATGACCACGGCCTATGATTCGGTCACGGCCCTCCTGGCGGAGGCCGCGGGCGTGGACATCATCCTGGTGGGCGACAGCGTCGGAAACGTTTGCCTCGGCTTCGAAAACACCCTGCCGGTGACCATGGCCATGATGAACCACCATCTGGAGGCGGTGGCCCGCACCAAACCCAAGGCCTTGCTCATGGGCGACATGCCCTACCTGAGCTACCACCTCAGCCTCGAGGACAGCATCCGCAACGCCGGCGATTTCATCCGCCGCGGCGCGGCGGCGGTGAAGCTCGAGGGCGGCGCCAAGCGCCTGCCCGTGGTGAAGGCCCTGGTGGATGCGGAAATCCCCGTCATGGGACACATCGGGCTGACGCCCCAGTCCTTCCATGCCATGGGCGGTTTCAAGGTCCAGGGGCGCGACAGCGAGCACGCCCTCCAGATCCTGGAGGACGCAACCCGCTTGCAGGACGCAGGCTGTTTTTCCGTGCTGCTTGAGGGCATTCCCGCGGAACTGGCCCGCCGGGTGACGGATTCGCTCGAGGTGCCCACCATCGGCATCGGCGCCGGGCCCCATTGTTCGGGCCAGGTGCTGGTGATCCACGATGTGCTCGGCCTCCTTCCGGGCAAGCCGCCCAAATTTGTCCGCCGCTATGCCGATGGATTCGAGCTGCTTTCCAAGGCGCTCCAGCAATTTTCAGAGGATGTCCGCGAAGGAGCCTTTCCGGGCGAAGCGGAGTCCCACTCCCCCAACGCCGTGACCCGCGCCATCGAGCACTGGCGCCCAGAGAACCCCGATCAGGAGTGA
- a CDS encoding cytochrome b N-terminal domain-containing protein, with protein sequence MYKKFLSLTKNLTVSLEKGLNLFTTQENNPLYFHGALPLYTFWFLIFSGIMLWMYYIPTLDRAWTSVNYITSLPVLLKDANGQLLLKNGIPVVAAISPATGIPYGAVVRGIHRWGAAAMMITTILHMLRVYFTDRHRSWRWLPWVSGVLLLIFVLFVGITGYLLVWDARAYSLVVSTQRWLEAVPLIGQGLSAFFIGGDAIRDFTLTRFFFFHIGGATFIFWLIWMHFIRLHEPVVTPSRAVNFLTLGFILVAAGVYPAVNVTNDLIAQYPVLAGDKGFIPSDAPAQIGYLVDVIRYDAWYLFPYYLMEKVGVNWAWIILGSATILLFVAPFYPKDRRDNIAEVVEAKCTGCTFCSLDCPFEAITMQERAPGSKFKLIAVVFAPRCSECGICVGACPFQAIELPNTHSKTIEADVLALLKTGAQ encoded by the coding sequence ATGTACAAGAAGTTCCTCAGTCTCACCAAGAACCTGACAGTCAGCCTTGAAAAGGGGCTGAACCTCTTCACCACCCAGGAGAACAATCCCCTGTATTTCCACGGGGCCTTGCCGCTGTACACCTTCTGGTTCCTGATCTTTTCGGGAATCATGCTCTGGATGTACTACATCCCGACCCTGGACCGCGCCTGGACCTCGGTGAACTACATCACCTCGCTGCCGGTCCTCCTGAAGGATGCCAACGGGCAGCTCCTCCTGAAAAACGGCATTCCGGTGGTGGCCGCGATCTCGCCCGCGACCGGCATTCCCTACGGTGCCGTGGTCCGGGGCATCCATCGCTGGGGCGCCGCGGCGATGATGATCACCACGATCCTCCACATGCTCCGCGTCTACTTCACGGACCGCCACCGGTCCTGGCGCTGGCTGCCCTGGGTCTCGGGCGTGCTGCTGCTCATCTTCGTGCTCTTCGTGGGCATCACGGGCTACCTGCTGGTCTGGGACGCGCGGGCCTACTCCCTGGTGGTGTCGACGCAGCGATGGCTTGAAGCGGTGCCGCTCATCGGCCAGGGGCTCTCGGCCTTTTTCATCGGCGGCGATGCCATCCGCGATTTCACGCTGACCCGGTTCTTCTTCTTCCACATCGGCGGCGCGACCTTCATTTTCTGGCTCATCTGGATGCACTTCATCCGCCTCCACGAGCCGGTGGTGACCCCCAGCCGGGCGGTGAATTTCCTCACGCTCGGATTCATCCTTGTGGCCGCCGGCGTCTACCCGGCCGTGAACGTCACCAACGACCTCATCGCCCAGTACCCGGTGCTGGCTGGCGACAAGGGCTTCATCCCCTCGGACGCCCCGGCCCAGATCGGCTACCTGGTCGATGTCATCCGGTACGACGCCTGGTACCTGTTCCCCTACTACCTGATGGAGAAAGTCGGCGTGAACTGGGCCTGGATCATCCTGGGCTCTGCGACCATCCTGCTGTTCGTGGCGCCCTTCTACCCCAAGGACCGCCGCGACAACATCGCCGAAGTCGTCGAAGCCAAGTGCACAGGCTGCACCTTCTGCTCCCTGGATTGCCCCTTCGAGGCCATCACCATGCAGGAGCGGGCTCCGGGATCCAAATTCAAGCTGATCGCGGTCGTTTTCGCGCCCCGCTGCTCCGAATGCGGCATCTGCGTCGGCGCCTGCCCCTTCCAGGCCATCGAACTGCCCAACACCCACTCCAAGACCATCGAGGCTGATGTGCTGGCCCTCCTCAAGACGGGTGCCCAATGA
- a CDS encoding cytochrome c, whose product MSTTRANYLYPSIGMGLILSSIIFVVVLVPRMTFRPAQPKDLRDYTAQELRGREIYKREGCWYCHSMVSRPQDWDHGPKSKASDYFYDAYHMIGSERSGPDLANIGGKFPDQYHMLHHQNPRYVKPGSNMPRFDYLSNQELIDLTAYLQGLGPDGTRALDPETGKLRHARLEPFTWTTGPLKGTQETLAKWNYTPSEQEARNNKRYEEHIEVPYKYRMEIEELLFGTSHDAQAARGTLLVIVNKNRINGIDVTEESLEKKREEDPLFSAWTEIDFKEPAVEPTDPLEMKALMTKRKYANYGKGLFNNQCAACHGLDADGHGQAAFGMTKRPANFWDEKFQRYNVDTWFWRISRGVPATQMPRWEYTLTAEQRLTLAAFLKYVARNKGLGKLKGMESDYSQLPSQTAPAPAGPAPSAKPIPAKAK is encoded by the coding sequence ATGAGCACTACCCGAGCCAACTATCTATATCCCTCCATCGGCATGGGCTTGATCCTTTCCAGCATCATCTTCGTGGTCGTGCTGGTGCCGCGCATGACCTTCAGGCCCGCCCAGCCCAAGGACCTCCGCGACTACACCGCGCAGGAGCTGCGGGGCCGCGAGATCTACAAGCGGGAAGGCTGCTGGTATTGCCACTCCATGGTGAGCCGCCCCCAGGATTGGGACCATGGCCCGAAATCCAAGGCTTCGGACTATTTCTACGATGCCTACCACATGATCGGCTCGGAACGATCCGGTCCGGACCTGGCGAACATCGGCGGGAAATTTCCCGACCAGTACCATATGCTGCACCACCAGAACCCGCGCTACGTGAAGCCCGGTTCCAACATGCCCCGCTTCGACTACCTGTCCAACCAGGAACTCATCGACCTGACGGCCTATCTCCAAGGCCTGGGACCCGATGGAACCCGCGCGCTGGATCCTGAAACGGGCAAGCTGAGGCACGCGCGGCTGGAGCCCTTCACCTGGACCACCGGTCCGTTGAAGGGCACCCAGGAAACCCTGGCCAAGTGGAACTACACGCCTTCGGAGCAGGAGGCGCGGAACAACAAGCGGTACGAGGAGCACATCGAGGTCCCCTACAAGTACAGGATGGAAATCGAGGAACTGCTCTTCGGCACCAGCCACGATGCCCAAGCCGCGCGGGGGACGCTGCTGGTGATCGTGAACAAGAACCGGATCAACGGGATCGACGTCACCGAGGAATCCCTGGAGAAGAAGCGGGAGGAAGACCCGCTTTTCTCGGCCTGGACCGAAATCGATTTCAAGGAACCCGCGGTGGAACCCACGGATCCTCTCGAGATGAAAGCCCTCATGACCAAGAGGAAATACGCCAACTACGGCAAGGGCCTGTTCAACAACCAGTGCGCGGCCTGCCATGGCCTCGACGCGGACGGCCACGGGCAGGCGGCTTTCGGCATGACCAAGCGGCCGGCGAATTTCTGGGATGAGAAATTCCAGCGCTACAACGTCGATACGTGGTTCTGGCGCATCAGCCGGGGCGTGCCCGCCACGCAGATGCCGCGCTGGGAGTACACGCTCACGGCCGAGCAGCGCCTCACGCTGGCGGCCTTCCTGAAGTACGTGGCCCGCAACAAGGGCTTGGGCAAGCTGAAGGGCATGGAAAGCGATTACAGCCAACTGCCGAGCCAGACGGCCCCGGCCCCCGCCGGCCCGGCGCCTTCCGCGAAGCCAATTCCGGCTAAGGCCAAGTGA